The nucleotide window ATTTAAACACAATTAAAGTGCTTTGTAAAGCGAGTTGGCTATATTAATCGAAGCATTTAAATCCGCATTCATTTTATGACCGCAATTTGGATTGGTACAACGAAAGAATCCTCGATCTCTGTTTCCCGCTTTGTGGCATATTGAACATTCTTGAGATGTATATTCAGGTTTCACAAACCTTACAGGAATTCCTGCTTGTAGTGCCTTATATTCAATAAGTTTTTGCAATTTTCCATAGGTAAAATTGGATAACTTAAATCTAATCTTCTTTTCAACAACTGCCTTTCCTGTTTTTGGTTTTTTCTCGCCTTGTGTAATCTTTAGGTTCTCCATTGCTATAACTACGGGGACAAACCTACGAGTTTCGTTAACAATTTGTCTGGAAACATTGTGTAAGAGGTAGTCGGAAATTCTCAAGACCTTTTCTCCAAATTTTGTTCTTCTTTTATTGACACTTTTGGTTCCAGTAAATTTTTTTCTAATAAGTTGATATTTTATTTTTTCAGACATGAGCTCCTTGCCAGAGTAGAATTTAATGTCATGAGGTTTTCCGTTTGGTTTATCTATGATTGCCGTTACTGCCAACTGATTTACTCCACGGTCAATCCCCATGATGTGAGTATTACTTTCAATTCTTGGCTCTTTTATTTCTTGTTTAACTGGATAACTTAAATAAAATTTACCATTCTTCTTAAGAAGAAGCGGGTAGACAGGCTTGCTTTTTTGGATTTGTTTTAAAATTTTTAAAAGCCACTCCTTGCCTTTTTTTGATTTAATATTTGATAACGCAATTGGGAAATTTTCTTTTTTCCCGTCTACGCTTAGCTCAATATAATTTCCATTTATGGATTTTACGGCAGTATTTTGAAGATCGACTATTTTGCCATCGAATTTTATTTTTGCTTCCTTCAAGCGCTTGTTAAGCTTCTCTATAGTCTTTTCGAGAGCCTGTATTTCCCTTATTATTCTTACTTCGCTCTTTCCTTTTGAAGGATTGTCTTTGTAAATAATGTGTTTGAATCGGTTTACCTTCTGATTTGGTTGGCGTGGTAAGACATATCGAGCAGATATCGTTTTTTTGTTTTTAAACTCGGCTCTTAATTTTTCCAGAGTTCGTGAAATGAGGCTATTCTTTTTATATCTTTCTTGGAGTTCACTGAATATGAGGTTTTTATTTTTTGAAACCTCTTTCCATTCTTGTAATTTTCTCTTTTTAAAGAAAATTTGGTTCTCTACGAATTTTACTTGCTTCTTATGTGATTTGATTGTATCTGCCCCACGCTTAAACGCTAATGCATATTCTGTCCCAGGTAATTTCGTTGCGTCCTTTATGTCTCCATATGTGCCCCTTTTTCTACCTCTTGTCGCATATAGAATCTTTCTAATGCTGAATTTTTTATTCCAACATTTTTGGCAAATAAGTTCTTTTTTACCTTTCTTCTTTCTATTAAGCAATGAGTTTTGTTTACACTTTTTACAGATTTTGTTTCTATCTCTTCTGTCTTTACCCTCAGGCTTATGATTGTTGCAGGATTGGTAAGATTTACTGCAATAGGAACATTTACCTTTTAATCCTTCTTTTATGAATTCGTAAATCTCTTGTTGGTCCTTTTCGATAGCGGGAATTTTCCTGGCTACAAAGTTTACTGCTTTTGCGAATCGAGAAAAATAGTCTTCCAGAAAGAGTTCTTGTTCTCTTGTTGGCAAAATTTTGAATTTGTATGAGGTTGTAAGTTGCATAATATTATTCAATATTCTTATAACAACTATCAATCATTTTTTTCTTATACGGCGTTGGTCTTGGAAGTTTTTCTTCTTTGATTATACTCTTAATCTCTGAAAAAATCTGTAAAAGCTCTTCTTTTAGATTCTCTGTTATCCAAACTTTGACAAAATCACTAGATTTGAGAAACTTTATAAACCCGTAGGGCACTTTATACCCTAACCTTTCTTTGATAAGCATTGCTTCCATAACCAGCTGAAATTTTTGAGTGCGATAAAGAGCTTGTGGTTTAAAAGAGTACTTGATCTGTATCGGATAAGCCTCTTTTCTCTCTTTATCAATGGCTACACAGTCTATTTTTGTCGCAAAGCCATTTTCTTTTGAGGCCAAATAAACATTATAAATTTTGGGTAAATAGGGAAGTTCTTTAATGATTTTATTTCTTTTTGACTTTTTTTCAAATTCTTCATATTTTTGACGTCCCTCGAGCTCTTTGGTGGTAGTTGCCTGGGGAATTTTCAGAACGTGGACAAAATAGAGAATGCGGGGATCGTAGAGATAGTTCATGAGGTCCGTGGCGTTAAGAAAGGTTTGTCTCATTCAAGAAAAATCACCTCTGGTTTATTGATCACTTTTTCATCAAGAGTTCCCATGACAATTTTTTTAGCATAATCTTCTTTGCCGGCAGGGACGATAAAAATTTTATCCTTAATATTGTCTTTTTTTTGCTTCTTAAGAACGTTTTGAACTTCTAAAGCTAACATTTCCGCTTTGTTTTGGGTGAGAATTCCTAAAAAGATACTTTTTTGAACCCGTTTAAGGCCGTAATCTTTACAAATATTGGCAATTTTGCTTCTAATTTTATTTTTTGAAATGTCGTAGATTACCCAATAAATCATAATTATTTATATATAAATGGCTTAAAATCTCTTTGGTGTTCTAGAAGAAAACCCGCAATTTCTCTGGTTTGAGCCAAAACGATATCTTTGAGCGAAAGTTTTTTGTTCCTATACTCAATTTGAGTATTAA belongs to Patescibacteria group bacterium and includes:
- the cas4 gene encoding CRISPR-associated protein Cas4 — protein: MRQTFLNATDLMNYLYDPRILYFVHVLKIPQATTTKELEGRQKYEEFEKKSKRNKIIKELPYLPKIYNVYLASKENGFATKIDCVAIDKERKEAYPIQIKYSFKPQALYRTQKFQLVMEAMLIKERLGYKVPYGFIKFLKSSDFVKVWITENLKEELLQIFSEIKSIIKEEKLPRPTPYKKKMIDSCYKNIE
- the cas2 gene encoding CRISPR-associated endonuclease Cas2 — translated: MIYWVIYDISKNKIRSKIANICKDYGLKRVQKSIFLGILTQNKAEMLALEVQNVLKKQKKDNIKDKIFIVPAGKEDYAKKIVMGTLDEKVINKPEVIFLE
- a CDS encoding RNA-guided endonuclease TnpB family protein, with translation MQLTTSYKFKILPTREQELFLEDYFSRFAKAVNFVARKIPAIEKDQQEIYEFIKEGLKGKCSYCSKSYQSCNNHKPEGKDRRDRNKICKKCKQNSLLNRKKKGKKELICQKCWNKKFSIRKILYATRGRKRGTYGDIKDATKLPGTEYALAFKRGADTIKSHKKQVKFVENQIFFKKRKLQEWKEVSKNKNLIFSELQERYKKNSLISRTLEKLRAEFKNKKTISARYVLPRQPNQKVNRFKHIIYKDNPSKGKSEVRIIREIQALEKTIEKLNKRLKEAKIKFDGKIVDLQNTAVKSINGNYIELSVDGKKENFPIALSNIKSKKGKEWLLKILKQIQKSKPVYPLLLKKNGKFYLSYPVKQEIKEPRIESNTHIMGIDRGVNQLAVTAIIDKPNGKPHDIKFYSGKELMSEKIKYQLIRKKFTGTKSVNKRRTKFGEKVLRISDYLLHNVSRQIVNETRRFVPVVIAMENLKITQGEKKPKTGKAVVEKKIRFKLSNFTYGKLQKLIEYKALQAGIPVRFVKPEYTSQECSICHKAGNRDRGFFRCTNPNCGHKMNADLNASINIANSLYKAL